The proteins below come from a single Necator americanus strain Aroian chromosome V, whole genome shotgun sequence genomic window:
- a CDS encoding hypothetical protein (NECATOR_CHRV.G19748.T1), whose translation MAVEMAMEFNRNRSGAIALDELETAIRNLGLEQTRDELDKIIDEVDQRGNHQIDFDEFCVVMRRLYMKKRSWNEVVKECFSVFDRSESSVISKKDFQYILRELGDITDNQIIDEIFLEADVDGNGLIDYDEFTYMVKNYMTDDDIN comes from the exons ATGGCAGTAGAGATGGCTATGGAATTTAACAGAA ATCGAAGCGGTGCAATCGCATTAGACGAGCTCGAGACAGCGATCCGCAATCTGGGTTTGGAACAAACGAGAGACGAATTGGACAAGATTATAGACGAG GTAGATCAACGAGGTAATCATCAAATCGATTTTGATGAATTTTGTGTGGTGATGAGGCGGTTGTACATGAAGAAACGTAGCTGGAATGAAGTAGTTAAAGAGTGTTTCAGCGTTTTTGATAGG TCCGAGTCCAGCGTGATCTCTAAAAAAGATTTCCAGTACATTCTCAGAGAATTAGGCGATATCACCGATAATCAAATAATTGACGAAATCTTTCTTGAG gCTGACGTTGACGGGAATGGTCTGATAGACTACGACGAGTTTACTTATATGGTGAAAAACTACATGACAGATGATGATATCAACTAA
- a CDS encoding hypothetical protein (NECATOR_CHRV.G19748.T2): MLRSSADLVQKAYRSGAIALDELETAIRNLGLEQTRDELDKIIDEVDQRGNHQIDFDEFCVVMRRLYMKKRSWNEVVKECFSVFDRSESSVISKKDFQYILRELGDITDNQIIDEIFLEADVDGNGLIDYDEFTYMVKNYMTDDDIN, from the exons ATGCTTAGGAGCAGCGCAGATTTAGTACAAAAAGCTT ATCGAAGCGGTGCAATCGCATTAGACGAGCTCGAGACAGCGATCCGCAATCTGGGTTTGGAACAAACGAGAGACGAATTGGACAAGATTATAGACGAG GTAGATCAACGAGGTAATCATCAAATCGATTTTGATGAATTTTGTGTGGTGATGAGGCGGTTGTACATGAAGAAACGTAGCTGGAATGAAGTAGTTAAAGAGTGTTTCAGCGTTTTTGATAGG TCCGAGTCCAGCGTGATCTCTAAAAAAGATTTCCAGTACATTCTCAGAGAATTAGGCGATATCACCGATAATCAAATAATTGACGAAATCTTTCTTGAG gCTGACGTTGACGGGAATGGTCTGATAGACTACGACGAGTTTACTTATATGGTGAAAAACTACATGACAGATGATGATATCAACTAA